In the genome of bacterium, one region contains:
- a CDS encoding DUF1611 domain-containing protein: protein MLLYSEHRSIGMIDSANVGKKCQDLLGAGGSLPIRSEVSEFLGGPGESRPDTLIIGVTPVGGQLPPEMRRHVLAAIEAGMDVWSGLHHFLADDPEISAAAKKAGVRLWDVRKPARDLPVGSGLCCNTQSYTLLAVGTDAAVGKMTAVLEMRKESLLRGSRAEFVATGQTGIMIAGWGHPVDAIAGDFMAGCVEADILKVDGKCDIVYVEGQGSLFHPGFSSVTLGLMHGACPDSMILCHQAGRTHISKREHIPIPPLADAVSYYENVQFPLKPSRVIGVAVNTWGLGDTDAHAAVRAAADETQLPATDPCRFGAGPLVDALEIHRRLMGKEPTLHG, encoded by the coding sequence GTGCTTCTTTATTCCGAACATCGCTCGATTGGCATGATCGATTCGGCCAATGTGGGCAAAAAGTGCCAGGACTTGCTCGGTGCCGGCGGCAGTCTGCCAATCCGATCCGAGGTGTCCGAATTCCTCGGCGGTCCGGGGGAGAGCAGGCCCGATACGCTGATTATCGGTGTTACGCCGGTGGGAGGGCAGTTGCCCCCGGAGATGCGGCGCCATGTTTTGGCCGCAATCGAGGCCGGGATGGATGTCTGGAGTGGCTTGCACCATTTCCTCGCCGACGACCCGGAGATTTCCGCCGCGGCGAAAAAGGCTGGGGTGCGGCTTTGGGATGTCCGCAAGCCGGCGCGCGACCTGCCGGTCGGGTCCGGGCTGTGTTGCAACACGCAGTCGTACACGCTGCTGGCCGTCGGAACTGACGCCGCCGTCGGGAAAATGACGGCGGTGCTGGAGATGCGGAAGGAGAGCCTTCTTCGCGGCAGCCGTGCAGAGTTTGTTGCCACTGGCCAGACCGGAATCATGATTGCGGGTTGGGGCCATCCCGTCGATGCGATCGCGGGCGACTTCATGGCGGGTTGCGTCGAAGCCGATATCCTTAAGGTGGATGGGAAGTGCGATATCGTATATGTCGAAGGCCAGGGCTCGTTGTTCCACCCGGGATTCTCGTCCGTAACGTTGGGGCTGATGCATGGCGCCTGTCCGGACAGCATGATTCTCTGCCACCAGGCGGGACGGACGCACATCTCGAAGCGCGAGCACATCCCGATTCCGCCGCTGGCCGATGCAGTCAGCTACTATGAGAACGTGCAGTTTCCGTTGAAGCCCTCGCGTGTGATTGGGGTCGCCGTGAATACATGGGGACTGGGCGATACGGATGCACACGCGGCCGTGCGGGCCGCGGCGGATGAAACACAATTGCCGGCGACGGATCCCTGTCGATTCGGTGCCGGGCCGCTGGTGGACGCGTTGGAGATTCACCGGCGCCTGATGGGGAAAGAACCCACGTTGCACGGGTGA
- a CDS encoding VCBS repeat-containing protein has product MTAFRLGVAVFLAGLCFSIAKAQDPPGPTPMGLPPADKEAIAAAKAHAMPREAVMARRSGDLPSRWVNHEYLPVVNQQQYGSCVSWATCYYMKGWQEAREHGWTHPNEASQLPSPAMPYEMLAADMGSGIHFYRALDFLVNHGTCKYDEYTESDIWEGSPQESAWRSAAYFRADSWSTFTTTPDDGFATLKTMLASGEPVVGVLDVTENIADYYGSAAISSSGVDNSVIFAQTGDLLAGHAVCFIGYDDNREYFDGTEIKHGAFLAVNSWGTWWGAECLERGSTGFFWMGYDLMATRPPVLDYNPLEFYTMVDRTGYQPSTFALLDFEHLRRVELGMVLVQGEWEDPDWSREAVMMGGSREIKCRAAIDLTDKFPTLPCALGLRITDYVIPYFDGLLVGQVNDFYLEDAAGHKLLSEGLPLVTRDMTENLYGDFISASILKSESSNFNVTARSAAASADIDGDGDEDLVINWQVYLNDGAGDFSPYGRPMARWTAIDGGEGCAFGDYNKDGRPDLAGAYYNEPADRMEIIVFANEGGGDFRELLDHIVIPNYESTSQVDWCDWNGDGQLDLATSTFVFLGNGRGYWKQWETPLPERPEYGCAPMDINGDGVLDWAWFERQADDSFVEWSFDEGADPIATVDSYTMRDFTGDGYPDLAIIGDYVYEDEYGGVKLLPDMRLYRNDGDRFTLVDKGFTCGRQAPRMQFADFNADGRLDLFAVGTQTVPSGVYTHWIPRVQFLEQRPDGTFQDSGQDFVGLGQGPLCIFDMNNDSDLDVFYGGSTIVDSDHPQFNYESATATNLCTDANGYNVTNTPPTTPETLDDLTGIGSMTLRWNAATDAETPAGSLRYRLRVGMQQGGNEVVSAGDERDLGTCLLPGGGHGYTITGQPSSYYFWSVQAIDDGGACSAWSPERLVIVENSTTGLLGDTNYDGKMDIADVRRCADMKNGAIGPEPATADLDMDGSVTEDDMFALAGTIIQGGGPLPDNAEIIGPEGGTISVDGFELAIPAGAFSKEALIRVTPGTLWDFGTLELPVVYSVTGIPATYSQPLDLWLEDTRTYYITPPLIVFGTEGYSRTMDSVEPSYSILSPDGEDDTWFHLTIEPPNDTKIGLPRSEDDWTFDFNAGVLGGYYAYITDHFNIAFPSSTQPELIENFGRYLENAYERFKQPDLGFSYSRRSKWPVSVCVKTGMGTTNGYQTNDIRGMNYGMLSFNVNVLSNDELARATAGHEFFHLVQSFYDPRNRFSAAWYAPPHLWLDEAASPWSEELFAGTPGVYVPDVTANDMKAPFPSLPPKEGLDSKEIAAHGYGTASVIRYLQNSSSYGGMDTVRKMYEKIYAGKKPIDALGGASTMPSFIWLDACYQAIIRGDVYNFETDALVAALAPSKKAYRIDSPDKNYWAVESKVAPLGCSMYRAYAVTGYAGFDPQDALVISLRAEKSTDFALMKYTSTTKPVTVDTRVVQEDPVYFEVSSAATTLAAGEVYLPLITSADDSDDAEEKPFRIAMGIAKEGTVDLGSWDVIGQFSGAYSSYVDFPTFSIDSASVDGGMLTELMRFTYDGGGGGGMLIQASTMWGPYPRNVHLSVPTIMSISSLQLNDSTLSASGPLYCEAILSWLDEDGADYELTYASNEDGTFDISIDSSMASAGIEIIAYYDVTETPKDTSRAPRTQRLWQPLLSTGFMVE; this is encoded by the coding sequence ATGACGGCGTTTCGTCTGGGTGTCGCGGTATTTCTGGCAGGTCTATGTTTTTCCATCGCAAAGGCTCAAGATCCTCCGGGTCCAACCCCAATGGGGCTTCCCCCGGCTGACAAGGAAGCGATCGCCGCGGCGAAGGCGCACGCGATGCCCCGCGAAGCCGTCATGGCTCGCCGGTCGGGTGATTTGCCGTCGCGCTGGGTCAATCACGAGTATCTTCCCGTCGTTAACCAGCAGCAGTATGGCTCGTGCGTATCCTGGGCGACTTGCTACTACATGAAAGGGTGGCAGGAGGCCCGCGAGCACGGATGGACGCATCCCAACGAAGCGTCCCAACTCCCCAGCCCCGCCATGCCTTACGAGATGCTCGCCGCCGATATGGGATCGGGCATTCATTTCTATCGCGCGCTCGATTTCCTGGTTAATCACGGCACGTGCAAGTACGACGAATACACAGAGTCCGATATCTGGGAAGGTTCGCCTCAAGAAAGTGCATGGCGCAGCGCGGCGTACTTCCGCGCCGATTCCTGGAGCACGTTCACCACAACGCCCGACGATGGATTCGCAACGCTGAAGACGATGCTCGCCTCTGGTGAACCGGTCGTTGGCGTGCTGGATGTGACCGAGAACATTGCGGACTATTACGGTAGCGCGGCCATCTCGAGTTCCGGCGTCGATAACAGCGTCATCTTTGCGCAAACCGGAGACCTCCTGGCCGGCCATGCCGTTTGCTTTATCGGATATGACGATAATCGTGAGTACTTCGACGGCACCGAGATAAAACACGGTGCTTTCCTGGCTGTGAACTCGTGGGGAACGTGGTGGGGCGCGGAATGCCTCGAACGTGGGTCGACCGGTTTCTTCTGGATGGGCTATGATCTGATGGCGACTCGTCCGCCAGTCCTGGACTACAATCCCCTCGAGTTCTACACCATGGTCGATCGCACGGGATATCAGCCCTCCACATTTGCGCTCTTGGACTTCGAACACCTCCGCCGAGTCGAACTCGGCATGGTCCTCGTCCAAGGCGAATGGGAAGATCCGGACTGGTCGCGCGAGGCCGTCATGATGGGGGGATCCCGCGAAATCAAATGCCGTGCGGCCATTGACTTGACCGATAAGTTCCCAACATTGCCGTGCGCCCTTGGCCTTCGAATCACGGACTACGTCATTCCGTACTTCGATGGCCTCCTGGTTGGGCAGGTGAATGACTTCTATCTAGAAGACGCCGCTGGACACAAGCTACTCAGTGAAGGCCTTCCACTCGTCACGCGCGACATGACGGAGAACCTGTACGGGGACTTCATCAGCGCGTCGATTCTCAAGAGCGAATCCAGCAACTTCAACGTGACAGCCAGATCCGCGGCTGCCTCCGCAGACATCGATGGAGACGGAGACGAAGATCTCGTCATCAACTGGCAGGTGTATCTGAACGATGGCGCCGGTGATTTCTCTCCCTACGGGCGCCCCATGGCGCGTTGGACAGCGATCGATGGGGGCGAGGGGTGTGCCTTCGGCGACTACAACAAAGATGGTCGGCCCGACCTGGCCGGCGCTTACTACAATGAGCCTGCGGATCGGATGGAGATCATCGTCTTCGCGAACGAAGGCGGCGGTGATTTCCGCGAACTCCTCGATCACATCGTCATCCCGAACTACGAGAGCACCAGCCAAGTCGACTGGTGCGACTGGAACGGCGACGGACAACTGGATCTCGCTACGTCGACGTTTGTGTTCCTTGGCAACGGAAGAGGCTACTGGAAACAGTGGGAGACCCCTCTGCCCGAGCGCCCGGAATACGGGTGCGCTCCGATGGACATTAATGGGGACGGAGTCCTCGACTGGGCGTGGTTTGAACGCCAGGCGGATGACTCGTTTGTAGAATGGTCGTTCGATGAAGGTGCGGACCCGATCGCGACGGTCGATTCCTACACGATGCGCGACTTCACTGGCGATGGATATCCGGACCTCGCAATCATCGGCGACTATGTTTACGAGGATGAGTACGGCGGAGTGAAGCTACTCCCCGATATGCGCTTGTATCGCAACGACGGCGATCGGTTCACGCTGGTGGACAAAGGCTTCACGTGTGGAAGACAGGCGCCCCGAATGCAGTTTGCAGATTTCAACGCGGATGGCCGTCTCGATTTGTTCGCCGTTGGTACTCAAACCGTGCCCTCCGGCGTGTACACGCATTGGATTCCGCGCGTGCAATTCCTGGAGCAACGCCCAGACGGCACATTCCAGGACAGCGGCCAGGACTTCGTCGGCCTCGGCCAGGGTCCGCTCTGCATCTTCGACATGAACAATGACAGCGATCTGGACGTCTTCTATGGAGGCTCAACGATTGTCGACTCGGATCACCCGCAGTTCAACTACGAGAGCGCGACCGCGACGAACCTCTGCACAGACGCCAATGGATACAACGTCACGAATACACCACCGACGACGCCGGAAACTCTCGACGACTTGACGGGTATCGGCTCGATGACATTGCGCTGGAATGCTGCCACAGACGCGGAAACGCCGGCGGGCAGTCTTCGCTATCGCCTGCGCGTCGGTATGCAGCAGGGCGGTAATGAAGTCGTCTCCGCCGGCGATGAACGCGATCTCGGCACGTGCCTTCTGCCGGGCGGCGGACATGGCTATACGATTACCGGTCAGCCATCGAGCTACTACTTCTGGAGCGTCCAGGCCATCGACGACGGCGGCGCCTGTTCCGCCTGGAGCCCTGAACGTCTCGTCATTGTTGAGAATTCCACAACGGGCCTCCTCGGCGACACAAACTACGACGGCAAAATGGATATCGCGGATGTCCGCCGATGCGCCGACATGAAGAATGGCGCGATCGGCCCCGAACCCGCCACGGCCGACCTCGATATGGATGGTTCTGTGACCGAGGACGACATGTTTGCCCTGGCAGGCACAATCATCCAGGGCGGCGGGCCACTGCCGGATAATGCAGAGATCATCGGCCCCGAGGGCGGAACAATCTCCGTCGATGGGTTTGAACTCGCGATCCCCGCCGGTGCATTCAGCAAGGAGGCCTTAATTCGAGTGACACCCGGAACGCTGTGGGATTTCGGCACGCTCGAACTGCCAGTCGTTTACAGTGTGACCGGCATTCCAGCGACTTACAGCCAGCCGCTCGATCTTTGGCTGGAAGATACGCGCACGTACTACATCACGCCACCGCTGATCGTGTTCGGAACCGAGGGCTACTCGCGCACAATGGATTCGGTCGAGCCATCTTACAGCATTCTCTCGCCCGACGGCGAGGATGACACCTGGTTTCACCTGACAATTGAACCGCCAAACGACACGAAGATCGGTCTGCCGCGATCGGAGGACGACTGGACGTTCGATTTCAACGCGGGCGTTCTCGGCGGCTACTATGCGTACATCACGGACCACTTTAACATCGCCTTCCCATCATCGACGCAGCCCGAACTCATCGAGAACTTTGGCCGCTATCTGGAAAATGCGTACGAACGATTCAAGCAACCGGACCTCGGCTTCAGCTACTCGCGCCGATCGAAGTGGCCGGTCAGCGTTTGCGTGAAGACCGGCATGGGCACGACGAATGGGTATCAGACAAACGATATTCGTGGGATGAACTATGGCATGTTGTCGTTCAACGTCAATGTGCTGAGCAACGATGAACTCGCGCGTGCGACTGCCGGGCACGAGTTCTTCCATCTCGTGCAATCCTTCTACGATCCGCGGAATCGGTTCAGTGCCGCGTGGTATGCTCCGCCGCACCTGTGGTTGGATGAAGCCGCCTCGCCGTGGTCCGAGGAACTCTTCGCGGGGACACCCGGGGTGTACGTGCCCGACGTCACCGCGAATGACATGAAGGCCCCTTTCCCGAGCCTCCCGCCGAAGGAAGGGCTCGATTCGAAAGAAATCGCCGCGCACGGCTATGGGACGGCGTCTGTGATTCGCTATCTGCAGAACAGCTCAAGCTACGGCGGCATGGATACCGTGCGGAAGATGTACGAGAAAATCTACGCCGGCAAGAAGCCGATCGATGCACTCGGTGGAGCCAGCACAATGCCCAGCTTCATCTGGTTGGACGCATGCTACCAGGCGATCATCCGCGGCGACGTGTACAATTTCGAAACCGACGCGCTGGTTGCCGCATTGGCGCCGAGCAAGAAAGCCTACCGCATCGATTCGCCGGACAAGAACTACTGGGCTGTCGAATCCAAAGTCGCTCCACTGGGGTGCTCAATGTACCGCGCCTACGCCGTCACAGGCTACGCGGGGTTCGATCCCCAGGACGCACTGGTCATCAGCCTGCGAGCGGAGAAATCCACCGACTTCGCACTAATGAAGTACACCTCGACCACAAAGCCGGTCACGGTCGACACGCGCGTGGTGCAAGAAGACCCGGTATACTTCGAAGTCTCCTCTGCCGCGACGACTCTTGCTGCAGGCGAAGTCTATCTTCCGCTGATCACGAGCGCCGACGACAGCGATGACGCGGAGGAGAAGCCTTTCCGAATCGCAATGGGCATCGCCAAGGAGGGCACCGTCGATCTCGGATCGTGGGATGTGATCGGTCAGTTTTCCGGCGCGTACTCATCGTATGTTGATTTCCCAACATTCAGTATCGACAGTGCCAGCGTCGATGGCGGGATGCTGACGGAACTGATGCGATTCACGTATGATGGCGGCGGCGGAGGCGGCATGCTCATCCAGGCCAGCACGATGTGGGGGCCTTATCCGCGCAACGTACACCTATCTGTGCCCACGATCATGTCGATCTCGTCGCTCCAGTTGAACGATTCCACACTCTCGGCCAGTGGTCCCCTGTACTGCGAGGCGATCCTGTCCTGGCTCGACGAAGACGGCGCGGACTACGAACTGACCTACGCATCGAACGAGGACGGGACATTCGACATCTCAATCGACAGTTCGATGGCAAGCGCGGGAATCGAGATCATTGCCTACTACGACGTGACGGAAACGCCGAAGGACACGTCCCGAGCCCCACGGACGCAGCGCCTGTGGCAGCCGCTGCTGTCCACAGGATTTATGGTGGAATGA
- the sucD gene encoding succinate--CoA ligase subunit alpha, protein MAILVDDNTRLLIQGITGREGQFHGQQMIDYGTKVVAGVTPGKGGEKTLGNVPVFNTVESAVKDTGANASIIYVPPAFAADAALEALEAGLKVVVIITEGIPTLQMMPVYHESKRRGAHVVGPNCPGVISPGRAKVGIMPGHIHKKGRVGLISRSGTLTYEVVWALTESGLGETTCIGIGGDPIIGTNFVDALGLFENDPETEAVVVIGEIGGNDEQDAARYVKANMTKPVVGFVAGLTAPPGKRMGHAGAIISGGEGTAQEKLQVFRECGVPCCELPSDIPKKVKELIGDTAT, encoded by the coding sequence ATGGCAATCCTTGTTGATGACAACACCAGACTCCTAATCCAGGGAATCACTGGACGCGAAGGCCAGTTCCACGGCCAGCAGATGATCGACTACGGCACAAAAGTCGTTGCCGGCGTCACGCCCGGCAAGGGCGGCGAGAAGACTCTCGGCAACGTTCCCGTCTTCAACACGGTGGAATCGGCTGTCAAAGACACCGGCGCAAACGCCAGCATTATCTACGTGCCGCCGGCATTCGCCGCCGACGCCGCGCTCGAGGCCCTCGAAGCCGGCCTGAAGGTTGTCGTCATCATCACCGAGGGCATCCCGACCCTGCAGATGATGCCCGTTTACCACGAGTCGAAGCGCCGTGGCGCCCACGTGGTCGGTCCCAACTGCCCCGGCGTCATCAGCCCGGGCCGCGCCAAAGTCGGCATCATGCCCGGCCACATCCACAAGAAAGGCCGCGTCGGCCTGATTTCCCGCTCCGGCACACTGACCTACGAGGTCGTCTGGGCCTTGACCGAGTCCGGGCTGGGCGAGACCACCTGCATCGGCATCGGCGGCGATCCGATCATCGGCACCAATTTCGTCGACGCCCTGGGGCTGTTCGAGAACGACCCCGAGACAGAGGCCGTTGTCGTGATTGGCGAGATCGGCGGTAATGACGAGCAGGATGCCGCGCGCTACGTGAAGGCCAACATGACAAAGCCGGTCGTCGGCTTTGTAGCCGGCCTGACCGCCCCCCCAGGGAAGCGCATGGGACACGCCGGCGCCATCATCAGCGGCGGCGAAGGCACCGCGCAGGAGAAACTCCAGGTTTTCCGCGAATGTGGCGTGCCCTGCTGCGAACTGCCCTCCGACATCCCGAAGAAGGTCAAGGAGCTGATCGGGGACACGGCCACCTGA
- a CDS encoding GAF domain-containing protein — MTANPTSRHTDHLEVLYKISNIINTTLDRRKVLKAVLKEVVRITGATSGSIAMLDVRQGILNIETAINIPRQTWKRLKLQLGVGVTGWVAYTGKPLRIDDVRRDSHYVAIRPDVRSELAVPLILEDDLIGVINVDSTRKAAFTEDDERMLVSVANQSARVIETARLYEELQGHTQQMESLFGLGKHLSSPAPIDAMTSRVVREGRKLLEADACLLFTLSDDGNHLVAGSHDGIELEDDREWVLEAGSSPLAPVIKRGRSIVVEDVNELNQDGTRGLLGAGRIRSFMAVPVTFGDQVRAVLLATDRNKRNFPKSQVTLLNLLATQCAIAMENASRQERLAAMEDRMHQAERLSLLGTLAAEIAHEIRNPVTIINLLLHGIAEATEDNKEVANDLSIVREKIDRINRIVDQTLSMSKDREPQFEMLDPNHVVNEVLMFLDYKFAKAGIDVKTSFEEDLPPTPIDRGQIQQVLLNLLMNAMQAMGGKGKLTVRTHATVNDRKVGPCVQISIRDTGGGIAAEEIPALFDPFFTTRAEGTGLGLFISNKMVKAHKGEIRVKSRVGRGSTFTILLPQSPKEVVEP; from the coding sequence ATGACCGCCAATCCCACCAGCCGACATACTGATCATCTCGAGGTCCTCTACAAGATCTCGAATATCATCAATACGACCCTGGACCGGCGCAAGGTGCTCAAGGCGGTCCTCAAGGAAGTAGTCCGTATCACCGGTGCCACCTCCGGCAGTATCGCGATGCTCGATGTCCGCCAGGGCATCCTCAACATCGAAACGGCGATCAACATTCCACGTCAAACGTGGAAGAGACTCAAGCTGCAGTTGGGGGTCGGTGTCACGGGCTGGGTGGCATACACTGGCAAACCACTGCGGATCGACGACGTCCGGCGGGATTCGCACTACGTGGCTATCCGTCCCGACGTCCGATCGGAGTTGGCCGTCCCGCTGATCCTCGAGGACGATCTCATCGGGGTGATCAACGTCGACTCGACGCGCAAGGCCGCCTTCACCGAGGATGACGAGCGCATGCTGGTCTCCGTGGCGAACCAGTCCGCCCGCGTGATCGAGACGGCGCGCCTGTACGAGGAACTCCAAGGACATACGCAGCAGATGGAGTCGCTCTTCGGCTTGGGCAAGCACCTCTCCTCGCCCGCCCCGATCGATGCCATGACCAGTCGCGTCGTCCGCGAAGGTCGCAAACTGCTCGAAGCGGACGCCTGCCTGCTGTTCACACTGAGCGATGATGGCAATCACCTGGTCGCCGGTTCGCACGACGGCATCGAACTGGAAGACGATCGCGAATGGGTGCTTGAAGCGGGAAGCAGTCCACTGGCACCGGTCATCAAGCGCGGACGTTCGATCGTCGTCGAAGACGTCAATGAGTTGAACCAGGACGGCACGCGCGGCCTGCTTGGCGCGGGGCGGATTCGCTCCTTTATGGCCGTGCCGGTAACATTCGGCGACCAGGTCCGCGCGGTTTTGCTCGCAACCGATCGGAACAAGCGCAACTTCCCCAAGAGCCAAGTGACGCTGCTGAATCTGCTGGCAACGCAATGCGCGATCGCCATGGAAAACGCCAGCCGCCAGGAACGCCTCGCCGCGATGGAAGATCGCATGCACCAGGCAGAACGGCTCTCGTTGCTGGGCACGTTGGCGGCAGAAATCGCGCACGAGATCCGCAACCCCGTCACGATTATTAACCTCCTGCTGCATGGCATTGCCGAAGCGACAGAGGACAACAAGGAAGTCGCCAACGATCTTTCCATCGTCCGTGAGAAGATCGACCGCATCAATCGTATCGTCGACCAGACGTTGAGCATGTCGAAAGATCGCGAACCGCAGTTCGAGATGCTCGACCCGAACCATGTCGTGAATGAAGTTCTGATGTTCCTGGACTACAAGTTCGCGAAGGCCGGCATCGATGTGAAGACGTCCTTCGAGGAAGACCTGCCGCCCACGCCGATCGATCGTGGCCAAATCCAGCAGGTGCTTTTGAATCTGCTGATGAACGCGATGCAGGCCATGGGCGGCAAAGGGAAGCTGACGGTTCGCACGCATGCCACGGTCAACGATCGCAAGGTCGGGCCGTGCGTCCAGATTTCGATTCGCGATACCGGCGGCGGAATTGCTGCCGAAGAAATTCCTGCTCTGTTCGATCCGTTCTTTACAACCCGCGCCGAAGGCACCGGCCTGGGTCTGTTTATTTCGAACAAGATGGTGAAAGCCCACAAGGGTGAGATCCGCGTGAAGAGCCGCGTCGGTCGCGGCAGCACGTTCACCATCCTGTTGCCACAATCCCCGAAGGAGGTCGTGGAGCCTTGA
- a CDS encoding sigma-54 dependent transcriptional regulator, with product MQTILVVDDEPDFITGFRRVLAHESAEILAAHSGEEALRVLQERRPDVIFMDLRMPGMDGLATLKRMREMDPRLIIILMTAHTTTGTVIEAMKSGAYDFIGKPFSAEKLRMLTQEALKVANDMRSVVSYQAYQAQAPADEMIVGNSDAMQQVYKSIGQVAASNATVLITGESGTGKELVARAIYHHSDRASKPFIAVNCAAIPENLLESELFGHEKGSFSGAVARKPGKFEVARDGTLFLDEVGDMSLSTQTKILRVLQDGTFQRVGGTDTLHADVRIIAATNRDLDVMIEEGTFRSDLYYRLNVVHVAMPPLRERREDIPSLIEYFLRRVGRDVGREVPAISAAAMDRLLNYRWPGNVRELENVIRNVVLTAKADTVLPSDLRLREDGDRTASAPTAPPPSMSISQPVAAPPPPMEEESEEEDYVVDSGVFDDVERAVSPIFSSLVEARDRGHKFSTFDVIERALIVHALNRVKGNQVQAAKLLGITRSTLRKRIARYGLKIDTRVR from the coding sequence ATTCAGACAATCCTGGTCGTCGACGACGAGCCCGACTTCATCACTGGATTCCGCCGGGTTCTGGCACACGAAAGCGCCGAAATTCTCGCCGCACACAGCGGCGAGGAAGCACTGCGCGTTCTGCAGGAACGCCGACCGGACGTGATCTTTATGGACTTGCGCATGCCCGGCATGGACGGACTGGCGACGTTGAAGCGCATGCGCGAAATGGATCCTCGCTTAATCATCATTTTGATGACGGCCCACACGACAACGGGGACCGTGATCGAAGCGATGAAGTCCGGCGCATACGATTTCATCGGCAAGCCTTTCAGCGCAGAGAAGCTGCGCATGTTGACGCAGGAAGCGTTGAAGGTCGCCAATGACATGCGCTCGGTGGTCAGCTACCAGGCCTATCAGGCCCAGGCGCCCGCAGACGAAATGATCGTCGGCAATTCCGACGCCATGCAGCAGGTCTACAAGTCCATCGGCCAAGTGGCGGCGAGTAACGCGACCGTGTTGATCACGGGGGAAAGCGGCACCGGCAAGGAGCTGGTGGCACGCGCAATCTATCACCACAGCGATCGGGCCTCGAAGCCCTTCATCGCCGTCAACTGCGCGGCAATTCCTGAGAACCTGCTGGAGAGCGAACTGTTTGGCCACGAAAAGGGCTCGTTCAGTGGCGCAGTCGCCCGCAAGCCCGGCAAGTTCGAAGTCGCTCGCGACGGCACGTTGTTCCTGGACGAAGTCGGCGACATGTCGCTGTCGACGCAGACGAAGATTCTCCGTGTCTTACAGGATGGCACGTTTCAGCGCGTCGGCGGCACGGATACGTTGCACGCGGACGTGCGAATCATCGCAGCCACAAACCGCGACCTGGATGTCATGATCGAAGAAGGGACGTTCCGCTCCGATCTGTATTACCGCTTGAACGTTGTGCATGTTGCGATGCCGCCGCTTCGCGAACGGCGCGAAGACATTCCATCTTTGATCGAGTACTTCCTGCGCCGCGTTGGCCGGGACGTTGGACGCGAAGTCCCCGCGATCTCCGCCGCCGCAATGGATCGGCTCCTGAACTATCGCTGGCCAGGCAACGTCCGTGAGCTCGAAAACGTCATACGCAACGTGGTGCTGACGGCCAAAGCCGACACAGTTCTGCCGAGCGATCTGCGTCTGCGTGAAGACGGCGATCGCACGGCGAGTGCGCCGACTGCTCCGCCGCCTTCTATGTCGATCAGCCAACCTGTCGCCGCTCCTCCCCCGCCGATGGAAGAAGAATCGGAAGAGGAAGACTACGTCGTCGATTCCGGAGTTTTCGATGATGTCGAACGTGCCGTGTCGCCGATTTTCTCGTCGCTGGTCGAAGCACGCGATCGTGGCCACAAGTTCAGCACCTTCGACGTGATTGAGCGCGCCCTGATCGTGCATGCGTTGAATCGCGTGAAAGGAAATCAGGTCCAAGCGGCCAAGCTTCTCGGAATCACACGCAGCACACTGCGCAAGCGCATCGCGCGCTATGGGCTGAAGATCGACACGCGCGTGCGATAA